ACTAGTGATCCTAAGAGTCACACTCAAAGGAAGAGAAGAAACTCCTTAAGGTCTAGATTAAGGCCACGGATGGTACTGAGTAACGATGATAGAAGTATCTTATGTTATACTTCATATAGTTCGACCAAAAATCAATCGGATTCGTTTGTTCTAAATGATATCGTTGTTTATGATGCCTTAAATGTAACACCgttgaattatttaaacTCTGTCCACAAAGGGAACATTGCGTGTTTGGCAATTAACTATGATGGTAAACTAATTGCAACAGGATCCGACAAAGGAACGATAATAAGGATCTATAGCACAGGTGTAGATTGCGAATTTAATGCTTCCAAAGCACTAAAATACGAGTTCAGGAGAGGAAGTAGGACTTGTAATTTATATCAATTATCATTTGACAGGAAAAGTTCAATGCTAGGATGTGTTGGTGACACAGATACTATccatatatttaaattagaTCCTGAATCTTCTGATGAATTTCCTGGACTTAACAGTCAAGAAGAACAATTGTTGGATCAGAACGATGAAATTCAAAAGCATACCAACGGtgatgataaaaaatttgtcAGGGATCCCTCAAAACAATTATCACATTTTTTCTCCAAACGGATTAAAGCATCAATAccaaatcaaaatttgcGTCGTGATTACGCACATATATCAATGAATGAATCATTAAGGTATTGTTTAGGATTTCCAGGTGAATTTCCTAATCAAGTTTATGTTGCGAGTGATGATGGGACATTTAAAGTCTACAGTCTCCCGTCCACACCTGGAGAATGtattttaatgaaaacaaGTAAGTTCGATTAAGAAAACTAAGATTATAATCATTGTGCTAAAAATGATGgatatgaatatgaatatgaatatgaCTGCAAGTATGACTCCCAATACGAATATTAATTATAAATGAGTATATACGATATAGTTTAGTATTTGTTGTATATATAAGCGATGAGGATCCTGAATTATCTGTTCCAGAACCATCTTTTCTTTGCAGCAACTTCTTCAGAATTATCTAAAGAGACGTTTCTTTCCGTATTTAATTCTCCATTAATGTTAGCGTTTCGCATAAGTTCCTTAAGTTTGAattctaaatcattaacCTGGTTCTGTAAGTCAATCTCTCTTTCTTCATACATATACTTCCACCAAAAATAATGACAGGTTA
The Naumovozyma dairenensis CBS 421 chromosome 5, complete genome DNA segment above includes these coding regions:
- the ATG21 gene encoding Atg21p (similar to Saccharomyces cerevisiae ATG21 (YPL100W); ancestral locus Anc_8.580), with product MKVLNFNQDATCCVVYTAPHIVSIYNCDPFGKCFELDSRLKSTNTNKHADNANNSMDGSNTSGNLRDEEVENEIIEESLTNLSNNNNNLTSMDDSVVVEMLFSTSLVAIADRSQSSIKSKRLKIVNTKRKSTICEISFSHAIVDVVMNRKRMCILLESDQIFVYDISCMKPLETIDLWEDHIKNNTAAAGIVSNIRETSDPKSHTQRKRRNSLRSRLRPRMVLSNDDRSILCYTSYSSTKNQSDSFVLNDIVVYDALNVTPLNYLNSVHKGNIACLAINYDGKLIATGSDKGTIIRIYSTGVDCEFNASKALKYEFRRGSRTCNLYQLSFDRKSSMLGCVGDTDTIHIFKLDPESSDEFPGLNSQEEQLLDQNDEIQKHTNGDDKKFVRDPSKQLSHFFSKRIKASIPNQNLRRDYAHISMNESLRYCLGFPGEFPNQVYVASDDGTFKVYSLPSTPGECILMKTSKFD